The following coding sequences lie in one Acidobacteriota bacterium genomic window:
- a CDS encoding helix-turn-helix domain-containing protein, with product MKDEFLRVSDIMRLLKVSRISVNRYFQRGLVYHKVGGLVRVSRADLSAFLDARRVSRRGDKIIHVGRELAEEERAELERLKRFRTALGHQMALLAPPGPRGVDALRWWMELPLEQFKRVMAIQGEVTEGKVGKEPVTIENAVYLVYLAEPSIISFFTRKRDGQQFFYCRDCPDRETSPTMVSVKLVGSGTKATCKHCGTTWGVSRVNGALSILRWPLEEGSDGK from the coding sequence ATGAAGGACGAATTCCTCCGGGTATCCGACATTATGAGGTTGCTGAAGGTAAGTCGGATTTCAGTCAACCGCTATTTCCAGCGCGGTCTCGTCTACCACAAGGTCGGGGGTTTGGTCCGGGTGAGTCGTGCGGACCTCTCTGCTTTCCTTGATGCCCGGCGAGTCTCGCGCCGCGGGGACAAGATCATCCATGTGGGCCGCGAGTTGGCCGAAGAGGAAAGGGCCGAGCTTGAAAGGCTCAAGAGATTCCGTACCGCCCTCGGGCATCAGATGGCCCTCCTCGCGCCGCCTGGGCCGCGTGGCGTCGACGCTCTTCGGTGGTGGATGGAGTTGCCGCTTGAGCAGTTCAAGCGCGTCATGGCGATCCAGGGCGAGGTCACCGAGGGCAAGGTTGGCAAGGAGCCCGTCACTATAGAAAATGCGGTTTATCTCGTCTATTTGGCGGAGCCTTCGATAATCTCGTTCTTCACCCGCAAACGCGACGGGCAACAATTCTTTTATTGCCGCGATTGTCCCGACCGTGAAACGAGTCCGACGATGGTCTCGGTCAAGCTCGTCGGGAGCGGGACGAAGGCGACGTGCAAACATTGCGGCACGACATGGGGTGTGTCGCGGGTCAATGGAGCGTTGTCAATCCTACGGTGGCCTCTAGAGGAGGGTAGCGATGGCAAATGA
- a CDS encoding site-specific integrase: protein MANEHLGRVYARPETKTALDPKTHKKTRVPVPKGRTYWYLAYRDHTGKLIRRRSENARTKLEALAELHDVETDIRRGVLRYPKKVKFGAFADQYLKIKGTEVEAGKIEASSLDRIKRSVDWLLVYFADSMLHSITPADIEDYRTARLRGKLELPKVPGRRRTDHGAVVPRTVNRELAQMKNLFNEAEKRGVFTGKNPVCRVDFAPEPRRVPPPIGVYQFQQIIQVAHPRLRQLIVVAAHTLKRKTEVLTLRWENVNWEEGRIYIPKTKSGEANWVSMNDELRAVLSEIQSESPKTKDGSLRSPWVFWSPLSADRRLRGFTGWMADLKAKLREVSTPEDYKRYYERLWFHNLRHFAASLLEKNGVDILTLSKLLGHKSTRTTEIYLHGVDEDQRRATARLGQLLGTGTNGAHQDGTSGANN from the coding sequence ATGGCAAATGAACATCTCGGGCGCGTGTATGCAAGGCCGGAAACGAAGACGGCCCTTGACCCGAAGACGCACAAGAAGACCAGGGTCCCCGTGCCGAAGGGGCGGACGTATTGGTACCTGGCCTATCGGGATCACACCGGAAAACTGATTCGGCGTCGGAGCGAGAACGCCCGGACTAAACTCGAGGCCCTGGCCGAGCTCCATGACGTTGAGACGGACATCCGGCGCGGCGTTCTGCGCTATCCCAAGAAGGTCAAGTTCGGTGCCTTCGCAGACCAGTACCTCAAGATCAAGGGGACCGAGGTCGAAGCCGGGAAGATCGAGGCATCGAGTCTCGACCGCATCAAGAGGTCGGTGGATTGGCTTCTGGTCTACTTCGCCGACTCCATGCTCCACTCTATTACACCGGCCGACATTGAAGACTACAGGACTGCCCGGCTACGCGGAAAGCTTGAGTTGCCTAAGGTCCCCGGACGCCGGCGGACCGACCACGGCGCGGTCGTTCCTCGGACGGTGAATAGGGAATTGGCTCAGATGAAAAACCTATTCAACGAGGCGGAGAAGCGGGGCGTCTTCACCGGCAAGAACCCAGTTTGCCGCGTAGATTTCGCGCCCGAGCCTCGCCGCGTCCCGCCGCCGATCGGCGTGTACCAATTCCAGCAGATCATCCAAGTCGCTCACCCCCGGCTCCGCCAACTGATAGTCGTCGCCGCCCACACCCTCAAGCGAAAGACGGAGGTCTTGACGCTTCGGTGGGAGAACGTGAACTGGGAAGAGGGCCGGATCTACATCCCGAAGACGAAGTCGGGCGAGGCCAACTGGGTCTCCATGAACGACGAGCTCCGGGCCGTCCTGTCGGAGATTCAGTCCGAGTCGCCGAAGACGAAGGACGGCAGCCTGCGGTCGCCGTGGGTTTTCTGGAGCCCGCTATCGGCCGATCGCCGCCTCAGAGGATTCACGGGTTGGATGGCCGACCTCAAGGCCAAGCTTCGCGAGGTCTCGACACCCGAGGACTACAAGCGGTATTACGAGCGCCTATGGTTCCATAACCTTCGCCACTTCGCGGCCAGTCTGTTAGAGAAGAACGGCGTCGATATACTGACTCTCTCGAAACTCCTCGGCCACAAGAGCACGCGCACGACGGAGATCTATCTGCACGGCGTGGACGAGGACCAGCGTAGGGCGACGGCCCGCCTGGGGCAACTCCTCGGGACAGGCACAAATGGCGCACACCAAGACGGGACAAGCGGCGCAAATAATTGA
- a CDS encoding serine/threonine-protein kinase: MEKDKPVDRTRTLTEAGAAARTIGPYHLFEKIGEGGMGEVWVAEQLRPIHRRVALKLIKPGMDTKRVIARFETERQALALMDHPAIAKVYDAGETADGRPYFVMEYVQGIPITAHCDKNRLTTQERLELFKQVCDGVQHAHQKAIIHRDLKPSNILVAIRDGAAVPKIIDFGVAKATAQSLTERTLYTELGMIIGTPEYMSPEQAEMSGQNVDTRTDVYSLGAILYELLVGALPFDPKELRRAGFEEIRRRIREVDPPKPSTKLSTMGEASTTQALNRRTDRPALIRALRGDLDWITMKALEKDRTRRYGTPSDLAADIDRYLHHQPVIARPPSTVYKTRKFVRRHRFGVGVASAAALLLVGFSVTTAFQARRIARERDRANQEAEASRRVSDFLTGLFKVSDPGEARGNSVTAREILDKGAARIAADLQGQPLVQGRLMSTMGTVYDSLGLYAPARTLLEQALETRRKALGPDDPDVAGTLSQLGTVLWHKGDFARAETFMKQALAINEKRFGPGAVETAASLHNLGNVYWRWARYDDARRAIERSLAIREKVLGPDHADVADTLNSLGAIFYKEGDLGRAGEIWERALAIREKSLGPDHPYLAQTLNNIAICYTYTGDPRRAVPLLRRVIQIQEKVLGPKHPDLAAGLMNLGDALYRTGRTAEARPCYERAIEIMEAASPDNPELGRFLDRKAVILLEENDIPGARRLYERSLALRQKALGPKNPEVAESLGGLANCDFRSGRIREAESLYERGLALVRKPDGTYFPGAYDLLKGFAALLRATHRDARAAEMEARVKALESR; this comes from the coding sequence ATGGAAAAGGACAAACCCGTCGACAGGACCAGAACCCTGACCGAGGCGGGAGCCGCCGCCCGGACCATCGGTCCCTACCATCTCTTCGAGAAGATCGGGGAGGGCGGGATGGGGGAGGTCTGGGTCGCCGAGCAGCTCAGGCCCATTCACCGGCGGGTGGCCCTGAAGCTCATCAAGCCGGGAATGGATACCAAGCGGGTCATCGCCCGGTTCGAGACCGAGCGCCAGGCCCTGGCCCTGATGGACCATCCGGCCATCGCCAAGGTCTACGACGCCGGGGAGACCGCGGACGGCCGGCCGTATTTCGTCATGGAGTACGTCCAGGGCATCCCGATCACGGCCCACTGCGACAAGAACCGCCTGACCACCCAGGAGCGCCTGGAGCTTTTCAAACAGGTCTGCGACGGCGTCCAGCACGCCCACCAGAAGGCCATCATCCATCGCGACCTCAAGCCGTCCAACATCCTCGTCGCCATCCGGGACGGCGCCGCCGTGCCCAAGATCATCGACTTCGGCGTGGCCAAGGCGACGGCCCAGAGCCTGACCGAGCGGACGCTGTACACCGAGCTCGGGATGATCATCGGCACGCCCGAGTACATGAGCCCGGAACAGGCCGAGATGTCCGGGCAGAACGTCGACACCCGGACCGACGTCTATTCGCTCGGCGCCATCCTCTACGAGCTCCTGGTCGGGGCCCTGCCCTTCGACCCCAAGGAGCTCCGCCGGGCCGGCTTCGAGGAGATCCGGCGCCGGATCCGCGAGGTGGACCCGCCCAAGCCGAGCACCAAGCTCAGCACGATGGGGGAGGCCTCGACGACCCAGGCCCTCAATCGCCGGACGGACCGCCCGGCCCTCATCCGCGCCCTCCGCGGCGATCTCGATTGGATCACGATGAAGGCGCTGGAGAAGGACCGGACGCGCCGCTACGGAACGCCGTCGGATCTCGCGGCCGACATCGATCGCTACCTCCATCACCAGCCGGTCATCGCCCGGCCCCCGAGCACCGTCTACAAGACCCGGAAGTTCGTCCGCCGGCACCGGTTCGGCGTCGGCGTGGCCTCGGCCGCCGCGCTCCTCCTCGTCGGCTTCTCCGTGACCACGGCGTTCCAGGCCCGGCGCATCGCCCGCGAGCGCGACCGGGCCAACCAGGAAGCCGAGGCCTCGCGCCGGGTCTCCGATTTCCTGACCGGGCTGTTCAAGGTCTCCGACCCGGGCGAAGCCCGGGGCAACAGCGTCACGGCCCGCGAGATCCTGGACAAGGGCGCGGCCAGGATCGCCGCCGACCTCCAGGGCCAGCCGCTCGTCCAGGGCAGGCTGATGAGCACGATGGGAACGGTCTACGACAGTCTCGGTCTCTATGCGCCCGCCCGGACCCTCTTGGAGCAGGCATTGGAGACGCGGCGGAAGGCCCTCGGGCCGGACGATCCGGACGTGGCCGGCACCTTGAGCCAGCTCGGCACCGTCCTCTGGCACAAGGGCGACTTCGCCAGGGCGGAGACCTTCATGAAGCAGGCCCTGGCCATCAACGAGAAGCGCTTCGGGCCGGGGGCCGTCGAGACCGCCGCCAGCCTCCACAACCTGGGGAATGTCTATTGGCGATGGGCGAGATACGACGACGCCCGCCGGGCCATCGAGCGCTCCCTGGCCATCCGCGAGAAAGTCCTCGGTCCTGATCACGCCGATGTCGCCGACACGCTCAACTCGCTGGGCGCGATTTTTTATAAGGAAGGCGATCTCGGCCGGGCCGGCGAGATCTGGGAACGGGCGCTGGCGATCCGGGAGAAGTCCCTCGGCCCGGACCACCCCTACCTGGCCCAGACGCTCAACAATATCGCCATCTGCTATACCTATACGGGGGACCCCCGGCGGGCCGTGCCCCTGCTCCGGCGCGTGATCCAGATCCAGGAAAAGGTGCTGGGTCCCAAGCACCCCGACTTGGCCGCGGGCCTGATGAACTTGGGCGACGCCCTTTATCGGACCGGCCGGACCGCCGAGGCCAGACCCTGCTACGAGCGGGCCATCGAGATCATGGAAGCCGCCAGCCCGGACAATCCGGAGCTGGGCCGCTTCCTCGACCGGAAAGCCGTCATCCTGCTCGAGGAAAACGATATCCCCGGGGCCCGGCGGCTTTATGAGCGGTCCCTGGCGCTTCGTCAAAAGGCCCTCGGCCCGAAGAATCCCGAGGTGGCGGAGAGCCTGGGCGGCTTGGCGAATTGCGACTTCCGGAGCGGGCGGATCCGGGAGGCGGAATCCCTGTATGAGCGGGGACTGGCCCTCGTCCGCAAGCCGGACGGGACGTACTTCCCCGGGGCGTACGATCTTCTCAAGGGATTCGCGGCGCTCCTCCGGGCCACGCACAGGGACGCCCGGGCCGCCGAGATGGAAGCCCGGGTCAAGGCTTTGGAATCGAGGTGA
- a CDS encoding TonB-dependent receptor: protein MKSLKVAAAVLLFFSLAYLATAQISSRETGSIRGIVTDQAKAPIPGVNITLTSPALMGKATDVTRQDGAFRFVLLPPGEYTLVAELKGFQTIRQEKIDVRLGLTVTLNFTLPETRLEEQVTVVGASPAVDVKASKTEVIMKADLLQNLPIGRNLASIIALTPGTVDSTNVKGSTAGGNTYQIDGLNANDPCQQQLNIPIEFNLMEEVEIMTGGMPAEVGTTSGGFINVITKSGGNTFSGIFQGFYTDKNMTRSVLPLDQLSALGLAKPSAPVFDWQGILGLGGPILKDKLWFYASGRYARNKYGTAFVPFTDPYGTFYDTYDQKNWNWATFLKLTFQLSKSLRFALMGNIQKAFDNAGANGSLGWNIPFDVSQKDDPWANYAFTGAMNWLIDKNTILELRGGYTDVDATILLTRPELTNSYYNYDYYTGEYFGTGYRGANEWTGRPSWQASAHVIRFLDNVLGGDHEAKAGIEVQGGADSWAVWKSQPVEMYWYNGSPYYYDEVYGTNEWGDSFIGVNMYTPEKKGYMAQGNFLRVGGYIQDSFTIRKRLTVNFGARYDNVRGWLPDIHHDQTGGIAYALGETYIAPYLDGFNPYAAFDMEGVKNIIKWDILTPRIGLTYDLFGNGKTALKLHYGMYSDNIWVSIFERIHPLRWNTYYFAWWDDNGDRLPSAPGEGGDQYEMYWSWGNPGGMLRDSWITGVAPGIKSPYDNQFSAGIDHELFKDFKVGLNYIYKCKKNIIDDVLYDLDTGKYWYNPTTSPGENYWVPFTTTVPAVGTTFPATTVNMYFLSNDSPGNWILRVANVPEAFRKYSGVELTFEKRRAKGWELGGSLNLSKTWGNIQGGYGDIHATTSVGNNANWFVNWGGRTGEDRPVVIKLFGSFDIPLGILASFNYQYASGTPWARSVTVVPPADWAEANNVLVSGGEQTVALEVNGARRYYAWQNMDVRLEKTFTLKHYGTIAFFADVFNLLGNHYYDLYQDPAGTWQPTDNNVSTGTYTISGTYKKIYGITQLTRRIRLSFRYSF from the coding sequence ATGAAAAGTCTGAAGGTTGCGGCGGCGGTCCTCCTGTTCTTCTCCTTGGCTTATCTGGCGACGGCCCAGATCTCGAGCCGGGAAACCGGTTCGATCAGGGGCATCGTGACGGACCAGGCGAAGGCCCCGATCCCGGGGGTCAACATCACTCTGACGAGTCCGGCGCTGATGGGCAAAGCGACGGATGTGACCAGGCAGGACGGAGCGTTCAGGTTCGTCCTCCTTCCTCCCGGGGAATATACCCTGGTGGCCGAGCTGAAGGGGTTCCAGACGATCCGGCAGGAAAAGATCGACGTCCGGCTGGGCCTGACCGTCACCCTCAACTTCACCTTGCCCGAAACCAGGCTCGAGGAACAGGTCACGGTCGTGGGCGCGTCGCCCGCCGTGGACGTGAAGGCCTCCAAGACGGAAGTCATCATGAAGGCCGATCTGCTTCAGAACCTGCCCATCGGCCGCAACCTGGCGAGCATCATCGCCCTGACGCCCGGCACGGTCGACTCGACCAATGTGAAGGGCTCCACCGCGGGCGGCAACACCTATCAGATCGACGGCCTCAATGCCAACGACCCCTGCCAGCAGCAATTGAACATCCCCATCGAATTCAACCTGATGGAAGAAGTGGAGATCATGACCGGAGGGATGCCGGCCGAGGTCGGCACGACCTCCGGAGGCTTCATCAACGTCATCACCAAGTCGGGCGGGAACACGTTTTCCGGCATCTTCCAGGGTTTCTATACCGATAAGAACATGACCCGATCCGTGCTGCCCCTGGATCAGCTCTCGGCGTTGGGGCTGGCGAAACCGAGCGCCCCGGTCTTTGATTGGCAGGGCATCCTGGGCCTCGGCGGACCGATCCTGAAGGACAAGCTGTGGTTCTATGCCAGCGGCCGCTATGCCCGCAACAAGTACGGCACGGCATTCGTCCCTTTCACCGACCCCTACGGGACGTTCTATGATACCTACGATCAAAAGAACTGGAACTGGGCGACCTTCCTGAAACTCACGTTCCAGCTGTCAAAATCCCTGCGGTTCGCGCTGATGGGGAACATCCAAAAGGCCTTCGACAACGCCGGAGCGAACGGAAGCCTGGGCTGGAATATCCCCTTTGATGTCAGCCAGAAGGACGACCCCTGGGCCAACTACGCCTTCACGGGAGCGATGAACTGGCTCATCGACAAGAATACGATCCTGGAATTGAGAGGGGGATACACGGACGTCGACGCCACGATCCTCCTGACCCGTCCGGAGCTGACCAATTCCTATTACAATTACGATTATTACACGGGGGAATATTTCGGGACCGGCTACCGCGGGGCCAACGAGTGGACCGGACGGCCCTCGTGGCAGGCCTCGGCCCATGTGATCCGCTTCCTGGACAATGTCCTCGGCGGCGATCACGAGGCCAAGGCGGGGATCGAAGTCCAGGGCGGAGCCGACAGTTGGGCGGTCTGGAAGAGCCAGCCGGTCGAGATGTACTGGTACAACGGCAGCCCCTATTATTATGACGAGGTGTACGGCACGAACGAATGGGGCGACAGCTTCATCGGCGTGAACATGTACACGCCCGAAAAGAAGGGCTACATGGCGCAGGGGAATTTCCTGAGGGTCGGGGGCTATATCCAGGATTCCTTCACCATCAGGAAAAGGCTGACCGTCAATTTCGGGGCCCGCTATGACAACGTCCGCGGCTGGCTCCCGGATATCCATCATGATCAGACCGGCGGCATCGCCTATGCGCTCGGAGAGACGTACATCGCGCCGTACCTGGACGGCTTCAATCCCTACGCCGCGTTCGACATGGAAGGCGTCAAGAACATCATCAAGTGGGACATCCTCACGCCGAGGATCGGGCTGACCTACGACCTTTTCGGCAACGGGAAGACGGCCCTCAAGCTGCATTACGGGATGTACAGCGACAACATCTGGGTGTCCATCTTCGAGCGGATCCACCCTCTTCGCTGGAATACGTACTATTTCGCCTGGTGGGACGACAACGGGGACAGGCTCCCCAGCGCCCCGGGCGAAGGCGGAGACCAATATGAGATGTACTGGAGTTGGGGCAATCCCGGAGGCATGCTGAGGGACAGCTGGATCACGGGCGTCGCCCCGGGTATCAAGTCCCCTTATGACAACCAGTTCTCCGCCGGGATCGACCACGAGCTGTTCAAGGACTTCAAGGTCGGGCTGAACTACATCTACAAATGCAAAAAGAACATCATCGATGACGTCCTGTACGACCTCGATACCGGAAAGTACTGGTACAATCCGACCACGTCGCCCGGCGAAAACTACTGGGTCCCCTTCACGACCACGGTCCCCGCGGTCGGGACGACCTTCCCGGCGACGACGGTCAACATGTACTTCCTGAGCAACGATTCTCCCGGCAATTGGATCCTGCGGGTCGCCAATGTGCCCGAGGCCTTCAGGAAATACTCCGGGGTCGAGCTGACCTTCGAGAAGCGCCGGGCCAAGGGTTGGGAACTGGGCGGTTCCCTCAATCTATCCAAGACGTGGGGCAACATCCAGGGCGGCTATGGGGATATCCACGCGACGACCTCCGTCGGGAACAATGCCAACTGGTTCGTCAATTGGGGCGGGCGGACGGGCGAGGACAGGCCGGTGGTCATCAAGCTCTTCGGCTCGTTCGACATCCCCCTGGGGATCCTGGCCTCCTTCAACTACCAGTACGCCAGCGGAACCCCCTGGGCCAGGAGCGTGACCGTCGTGCCGCCCGCGGATTGGGCGGAGGCCAACAACGTCCTCGTCTCGGGAGGCGAGCAGACCGTCGCGCTCGAAGTCAACGGCGCCCGAAGATATTACGCCTGGCAGAACATGGACGTCCGGCTGGAGAAGACGTTCACCCTGAAGCACTACGGCACCATCGCCTTTTTCGCCGATGTCTTCAACCTGCTCGGCAATCACTACTACGATCTCTACCAGGACCCTGCCGGAACATGGCAGCCGACGGATAACAACGTCAGCACGGGAACGTACACCATCAGCGGGACTTACAAGAAGATCTACGGCATCACCCAGCTAACCCGGCGCATCCGGCTGTCCTTCCGCTACAGCTTCTAG
- a CDS encoding OmpA family protein — protein MSKRHAVVLAVMLLAVSSALAAAEIPLTALTLQPGKTFTLTFAKTNRAPSGASMQATIGYDKGQASVKLTYKKMEPAVLFAGDIAAYVLWAVTPDGTTENLGEVIADKKSASGLLQAYTGKRTFALMVTAEPFATVTRPTELALFLSGEVQGVGAANNAFTYKDFSTAYKPAIDSISGIQYNDPTPAAVKQAQKAMEIAGRLKAAEVNPKAMDEAQVAFGAAMAAKDKKVMADQARVAVQLASQAIKDTIKAAEAKAAAEAEAKRQAERAALEERAATAESEADRIARELGEVKAQREALASESASLAKQTETLAAERDALAAERDALARDRDAIKKERDELAGMLKGALSSVAETTETARGVIVSLSGILFDVGKATLKPASQLTVAKLAGILMVFPRMNLSIEGYTDSTGSAELNMKLSVDRARAVYDFLLTQGISNDRMKFQGFGPENPVAPNDSEANRARNRRVEVVLTQAVRRP, from the coding sequence ATGTCCAAGCGCCATGCCGTCGTTCTGGCCGTCATGCTTCTCGCCGTCTCGTCCGCGCTCGCGGCGGCCGAGATCCCGCTGACGGCCCTGACCCTCCAGCCCGGCAAGACCTTCACGCTCACCTTCGCCAAAACCAACCGGGCCCCGTCCGGGGCGTCCATGCAGGCGACCATCGGCTATGACAAGGGGCAGGCCTCGGTCAAGCTGACCTATAAGAAGATGGAGCCGGCCGTCCTCTTCGCCGGCGACATCGCGGCCTACGTCCTCTGGGCCGTCACCCCCGACGGCACGACCGAGAACCTGGGCGAGGTGATCGCCGACAAGAAGAGCGCTTCCGGCCTCCTTCAGGCCTACACCGGCAAGCGGACGTTCGCCCTGATGGTGACGGCCGAGCCCTTCGCCACGGTCACCCGGCCGACCGAGCTGGCCCTGTTCCTCTCCGGCGAGGTCCAGGGCGTGGGCGCCGCCAACAACGCCTTCACCTATAAGGATTTCTCGACCGCCTACAAGCCGGCCATAGATTCGATCTCTGGCATCCAGTACAACGATCCCACCCCGGCGGCCGTCAAGCAGGCCCAGAAAGCCATGGAGATCGCCGGGCGGCTCAAGGCCGCCGAGGTCAATCCCAAGGCCATGGACGAAGCCCAGGTCGCTTTCGGCGCGGCCATGGCGGCGAAGGACAAGAAGGTCATGGCCGACCAGGCCCGGGTGGCCGTCCAGCTGGCTTCGCAGGCGATCAAGGACACGATCAAGGCCGCCGAGGCCAAGGCCGCCGCCGAGGCCGAGGCCAAGCGTCAGGCCGAGCGGGCCGCCCTCGAAGAGCGGGCGGCCACGGCCGAGAGCGAGGCGGACCGCATCGCCCGGGAGCTCGGCGAGGTCAAGGCCCAGCGCGAGGCCCTGGCCAGCGAATCGGCCAGCCTGGCCAAGCAGACCGAGACCCTGGCCGCGGAGCGCGACGCGCTCGCGGCGGAGCGGGACGCGCTGGCCAGGGACCGCGACGCCATCAAGAAGGAGCGCGACGAGCTGGCCGGCATGCTGAAGGGGGCCCTGTCCTCCGTCGCCGAGACGACCGAGACCGCCCGCGGCGTCATCGTCAGCCTCTCCGGCATCCTCTTCGACGTCGGCAAGGCCACGCTCAAGCCTGCCTCCCAGCTCACGGTGGCCAAGCTGGCCGGCATCCTCATGGTCTTCCCCCGCATGAACCTGAGCATCGAGGGCTACACCGACTCGACCGGGTCGGCCGAGCTCAACATGAAGCTGTCCGTGGACCGGGCCCGGGCGGTCTATGATTTCCTGCTGACCCAGGGCATCTCGAACGACCGGATGAAGTTCCAGGGCTTCGGCCCCGAGAACCCGGTCGCGCCCAACGACAGCGAGGCCAACCGGGCCCGGAACCGCCGGGTCGAGGTCGTCCTGACCCAGGCCGTCCGGAGGCCCTGA
- a CDS encoding efflux RND transporter periplasmic adaptor subunit yields the protein MKRWIIRGLSLVLLVTFFYFLFACGRKKAEIKLVAATRGDIVEKALAVGTIEPEKEIRVKSTIPGIVAEVLFKVGDRVKEGAALFKISPNPTPLEYVEARRAMELAEVTMLKLKGDWTRQLELYKGSLVSKSEMEAIEGGYREAELRYRTSAERFELLEKGRIRMSNRDINSLINAPISGVILSQSVFQGDPVVPLTNYQPGTEMCSLADMGSLLFKGTVDEIDVGKISDGLPAEIQIGALPDAKIPGRVDRIFPKAKKEGNATLFDIWVLIEDAGGATLRAGFSATASIRIHERRGVVLLPERLVLFEDGKKFVEVPDGEKTKKVEVRTGLSDGLNIEVLDGLKESDQVVERPPREIK from the coding sequence ATGAAACGATGGATCATCCGCGGTCTTTCGCTTGTCCTGCTCGTCACGTTCTTCTACTTCCTCTTCGCCTGCGGCCGGAAGAAGGCGGAGATCAAGCTGGTCGCCGCGACCCGGGGCGACATCGTCGAGAAGGCCCTCGCCGTGGGCACGATCGAGCCCGAGAAGGAGATCAGGGTCAAGTCGACCATTCCCGGCATCGTCGCCGAGGTCCTGTTCAAGGTCGGCGACCGGGTCAAGGAGGGGGCGGCCCTGTTCAAGATCTCCCCGAACCCGACCCCCCTCGAGTACGTGGAGGCCCGCCGGGCCATGGAGCTGGCCGAAGTGACCATGCTGAAGCTCAAGGGCGACTGGACCCGGCAGCTCGAGCTCTATAAGGGCAGTCTCGTCTCCAAGTCCGAGATGGAGGCCATCGAAGGGGGGTACCGGGAGGCCGAGCTGCGCTATCGCACTTCCGCCGAGCGCTTCGAGCTGCTCGAGAAGGGCCGCATCCGCATGTCCAACCGGGACATCAACTCCCTGATCAACGCGCCTATCAGCGGCGTCATCCTGTCCCAGAGTGTCTTCCAGGGCGACCCGGTCGTCCCGCTGACGAACTACCAGCCCGGCACGGAGATGTGCTCGCTGGCCGACATGGGCAGCCTGCTCTTCAAAGGCACGGTCGACGAGATCGACGTCGGCAAGATCTCCGACGGCCTGCCGGCCGAGATCCAGATCGGAGCCCTGCCCGACGCCAAGATCCCCGGCCGGGTGGACCGCATCTTCCCCAAGGCCAAGAAGGAGGGCAACGCCACCCTCTTCGACATTTGGGTCTTGATCGAGGACGCCGGCGGGGCGACTCTCCGGGCGGGCTTCTCGGCGACGGCCAGCATCCGCATCCATGAGCGGCGCGGCGTCGTCCTCCTCCCCGAGCGCCTGGTCCTGTTCGAGGACGGCAAGAAGTTCGTCGAGGTCCCCGACGGGGAGAAGACGAAGAAGGTCGAGGTCCGGACCGGGCTCTCCGACGGTCTCAACATCGAGGTCCTCGACGGGCTCAAGGAAAGCGACCAGGTCGTCGAGCGTCCGCCCCGGGAGATCAAGTGA